In a single window of the Arthrobacter sp. StoSoilA2 genome:
- a CDS encoding DUF2520 domain-containing protein: MVRPGRLGVGIIGAGKVGAVLGAALRAAEHAVVGVSAVSEASRERAETLLPGVPILGIQDIVERSELVLLAVPDDALGELVAGLAKLGAWQPGQLVAHTSGRFGVGILQPIRTAGAIPLALHPAMTFTGMSLDLTRLMDCTFGITADAAMLPIAQALVVEMGAEPVAIAEADRTLYHAALAHSSNHMVTLVAQASQLLREIGVESPESMLGPLLRATLENALASGESALTGPVARGDVGTVAAHAQALKEYDGGAGGDVLAAYQAMARATARRAGNRGLLRPEQLTDIGEALGTEPTAPEGI; encoded by the coding sequence ATGGTTAGGCCAGGAAGACTCGGAGTCGGCATCATCGGCGCCGGCAAGGTGGGTGCCGTCCTTGGTGCCGCTTTGCGCGCGGCCGAGCACGCCGTCGTCGGGGTTTCTGCGGTATCCGAAGCGAGCCGCGAGCGGGCAGAGACGCTGCTTCCGGGAGTCCCGATCCTTGGGATCCAGGACATCGTGGAGCGCTCGGAACTGGTGCTCCTTGCCGTTCCTGACGATGCCCTCGGCGAACTTGTTGCTGGACTCGCGAAGCTCGGTGCGTGGCAACCGGGCCAACTGGTGGCCCACACGTCCGGCCGCTTCGGCGTCGGGATCCTGCAGCCGATCCGCACGGCCGGTGCAATTCCGCTGGCACTGCATCCTGCCATGACTTTCACCGGTATGAGCCTTGACCTGACCCGCCTGATGGATTGCACGTTCGGAATCACCGCCGACGCCGCTATGCTGCCAATTGCCCAGGCACTGGTTGTGGAGATGGGCGCCGAGCCGGTAGCGATTGCCGAAGCAGACCGCACCCTGTACCACGCGGCCCTCGCGCACAGTTCCAACCACATGGTGACGCTTGTTGCGCAGGCGTCACAGTTGCTGCGGGAAATTGGCGTCGAATCACCGGAGTCCATGCTGGGGCCATTGCTGCGGGCCACACTCGAGAACGCTCTTGCGAGCGGGGAATCCGCATTGACCGGCCCCGTCGCGCGCGGCGACGTAGGCACCGTTGCTGCGCACGCCCAGGCGCTGAAAGAATACGACGGCGGAGCGGGCGGCGACGTGCTCGCGGCCTACCAGGCCATGGCCCGGGCGACGGCCCGGCGTGCCGGAAACCGCGGACTGCTGCGTCCTGAACAATTGACTGACATTGGCGAGGCCTTGGGAACAGAGCCCACCGCGCCGGAAGGAATCTGA